One Bombus vancouverensis nearcticus unplaced genomic scaffold, iyBomVanc1_principal scaffold0075, whole genome shotgun sequence genomic region harbors:
- the LOC143305016 gene encoding carcinine transporter-like, translating into MGYVASILAPFVVYLNVVSSFLPLLVLGTLGIMGGLLTLFLPETLNKDLPQTLQDGEDFGKDQKMWDVPCIGRKREDEETPPVAMFRSFSRCSARNSMRASLRGEPLRSSMLRRSSIKSRKSENSITEVERL; encoded by the exons atgggatacgttgctagtatcctcgcacccttcgtagtctatctcaatgttgtgtcctcgttcctacctcttcttgtgctgggcacactcggaattatgggcggtcttctgactctctttttgccggaaacattgaataaggatcttccgcagacgctgcaggacggcgaggattttggaaaagatcagaagatgtgggatgtaccttgtatcggaag gaaacgcgaggacgaggagacaccaccggtcgccatgttccgatcattttctagatgcagtgcgaggaattcgatgagagcgtcgcttcgcggtgaacctttaaggagtagcatgctacggagatcgagtataaaatcgaggaaaagcgaaaactcgatcacagaggtcgaaaggctgtag
- the LOC143305007 gene encoding organic cation transporter protein-like → MTVLLLLPTPVTVKPIACVIKIAIPVTNVYPYYEQCQRKDVNFTELLKSDKSLSSSGFQTNKTIKCTQWEYNFTQIPYPSIGTELDWVCDREYLVSTAQAIFFCGSIIGGFLVGWIADHKGRIPALMFCNGIALFASIFTASANSFWSFAVCRFLTGLAFDNCINIPLIIVLEYMAVSKRTLVVNIAFGVYFAVASTILPWIAYYIANWRYFTYVTAIPLLSVAITPWILPESARWYVSSGMMDKVVEKLRRIARINRRNPDSRICDIFVSNMEAPDKIQESATLLDLFRTPRLARNTILLVACWCFTLIPFDGHVYSLKLIQSSVFVSFSIACATELPAGLLLALLLDRWGRRLCGFLTMAMTCGLSIAELMLHSMLAKLVMSILSRFCLNMAANVGLQYAAELLPTPVRSQGVSFIHIFGIVAHSLAPYITDSAAIWEGFPMLIISTVSFFGAALVLFLPETVGQNLPQTIKQGEEFGRDQHFWSLPCYHKTHFNGHQHYHSCER, encoded by the exons ATGACTGTGCTTCTGTTATTACCAACGCCAGTAACGGTTAAACCTATTGCATGTGT GATTAAGATAGCGATTCCAGTGACGAACGTTTATCCCTATTACGAACAATGTCAACGGAAGGACGTAAACTTCACAGAGCTGTTGAAGAGCGATAAGAGCCTGAGCTCATCGGGCTTCCAAACAAACAAAACGATAAAATGTACTCAATGGGAGTATAATTTTACGCAGATTCCATATCCTAGTATAGGAACTGAG CTAGATTGGGTATGCGACCGAGAATACCTCGTATCAACGGCGCAGGCCATCTTCTTCTGCGGATCCATCATCGGTGGTTTCCTAGTCGGTTGGATCGCCGATCACAAGGGTCGTATCCCAGCTTTAATGTTCTGCAATGGTATCGCCCTTTTTGCCTCCATTTTCACTGCCAGCGCAAATAGTTTTTGGTCATTCGCCGTCTGTAGGTTTCTCACTGGACTGGCGTTCGATAACTGTATCAACATTCCTCTGATTATCG TTCTCGAATATATGGCtgtttcgaaacgaacgttggTCGTGAATATCGCCTTTGGCGTATACTTCGCAGTGGCCAGTACAATTTTACCATGGATAGCCTATTATATCGCGAACTGGAGATATTTTACTTACGTTACTGCCATACCGCTGTTATCTGTCGCTATCACACCGTGGATTCTTCCCGAGAGCGCCCG TTGGTACGTTTCCAGCGGGATGATGGACAAGGTTGTTGAGAAACTACGGAGAATAGCTAGGATCAATCGTAGAAATCCAGACTCGCGTATTTGCGATATATTCGTC AGTAACATGGAGGCACCTGACAAAATTCAAGAATCAGCGACGCTGCTCGATCTGTTCAGAACGCCACGGTTGGCGAGAAACACTATTCTTCTAGTTGCATGCTG GTGTTTCACCCTGATCCCGTTCGACGGTCACGTGTATTCATTAAAACTTATCCAGAGCTCGGTGTTCGTGTCGTTCTCGATCGCCTGTGCCACAGAACTTCCAGCTGGGTTATTACTCGCCCTGTTGCTCGACCGATGGGGTCGTAGACTCTGCGGATTTCTCACGATGGCAATGACCTGTGGACTCAGTATCGCTGAACTTATGCTGCATTCCA TGCTCGCGAAATTAGTAATGTCAATATTGTCGCGATTCTGTCTGAACATGGCAGCCAATGTTGGTCTTCAGTATGCAGCAGAACTTCTGCCCACGCCAGTCAGATCGCAGGGCGTATCTTTCATTCATATTTTCGGAATAGTTGCACACTCTTTGGCGCCATATATCACTGACtcg GCTGCAATTTGGGAGGGATTTCCAATGCTCATTATCAGCACGGTGTCCTTTTTTGGCGCTGCACTGGTTTTGTTCCTGCCGGAAACTGTCGGCCAGAATCTTCCTCAGACTATCAAGCAAGGCGAAGAATTCGGAAGGGACCAACATTTCTGGTCGTTGCCTTGCTACCATAAGACACACTTCAATGGACATCAACACTATCACTCCTGTGAACGATAA